In Desulfonatronospira thiodismutans ASO3-1, a single window of DNA contains:
- a CDS encoding cytochrome c maturation protein CcmE, translating into MSTQKKSKFMYLAAFLLIFSGVGYLVVTSVTQSSTYFLEVSEALAMDQDKLDRARLFGKVAEEELERDSDALGVTFMLQDKDDKDKVIRVRYAGAVPDAFRPGAGVIVEGQARPEEGIFMAHDLMTQCPSRYESKQ; encoded by the coding sequence ATGTCCACACAAAAAAAATCAAAATTCATGTATCTTGCGGCTTTTTTGCTGATTTTTTCCGGAGTGGGATACCTGGTGGTTACCAGTGTGACCCAGAGCAGCACTTACTTTCTTGAGGTCTCCGAGGCCCTGGCCATGGACCAGGACAAGCTGGACCGGGCCAGACTTTTCGGTAAGGTGGCAGAGGAAGAACTTGAAAGAGACAGTGATGCCCTGGGGGTGACCTTCATGCTTCAGGACAAGGATGACAAGGACAAGGTCATCCGGGTAAGATATGCTGGAGCGGTTCCCGATGCTTTCAGGCCCGGAGCCGGGGTTATTGTCGAAGGTCAGGCCAGGCCCGAGGAAGGGATTTTCATGGCCCACGATCTCATGACCCAGTGTCCGTCCCGATACGAGAGCAAACAATAA
- a CDS encoding heme lyase CcmF/NrfE family subunit, with protein MHYLGFFALLTSLIIMILLAAAAFAGLWRIRSTGEDIKIVPWLEKGQAAVTGLVTLSSLVLLWAFITRDFTYSYVYRNSDEFLPMHYQVSAFWAGQEGSLLFWLWVVVIMAGIWLLSPVYKSLARDTKAWFWGMMFIVQAFLLLMLTGPSNPFIVYDIQPMGGSGLNPLLQNVGMIFHPPMTFLGYAGFTIPACLALAGWLSGDQRSWIFQCRNWVLFAWVMLTGGAILLGGWWAYMELGWGGYWAWDPVENASLIPWLISTAFLHTAIVGKQRNVLHRSNLILISLSLLTCFFATYLVRSDVIESLHTFGGRGVGGPLVIFMLAGLALTLFVAMAGQKQKSAMDSLWSKQGLLIVVSWIFLALAVIVAMGTMWPVISNIWTESPMGLGPDFYNRVCLPLFTAMALVMCVCPWFNWRQGILDMQGLLAVVLVFAVSVAGLWIGGMRDFMPLIAASAGTAGMVSMIFYILSRRELRRSRKGWGLYLVHFGVAMIVLGVAFSGPYQEEIQVRLSQGESTEISGFEVTYSDFREEHDPGVSIYEARLDVTRDGKEVGTMLPQRTLHRNFDQPYSEVSTIFSLGKEVYSTIMGFDQELNVTFKISVSPLVNWIWIGSIILCLSIFLIMGRVRIRSPEN; from the coding sequence ATGCACTATCTGGGTTTTTTTGCACTGCTGACCTCGCTTATCATCATGATTCTCCTGGCTGCAGCTGCTTTTGCAGGATTATGGCGTATCAGAAGTACCGGAGAGGATATAAAGATCGTGCCCTGGCTGGAGAAGGGACAGGCAGCGGTTACGGGGTTGGTTACCCTTAGCTCTCTGGTGCTTCTCTGGGCTTTTATAACCCGGGATTTTACATATTCGTACGTTTACAGGAATTCTGATGAGTTTCTACCCATGCATTATCAGGTTTCAGCCTTCTGGGCCGGTCAGGAAGGATCTCTTCTTTTCTGGCTGTGGGTGGTGGTCATCATGGCCGGCATCTGGCTTTTATCTCCTGTGTACAAGTCCCTGGCCAGGGACACCAAGGCCTGGTTCTGGGGGATGATGTTTATTGTCCAGGCTTTTTTACTGCTCATGCTTACCGGACCGAGCAATCCCTTTATCGTTTATGATATCCAGCCCATGGGCGGAAGCGGGCTGAATCCTCTTCTGCAGAACGTGGGCATGATATTTCATCCGCCCATGACTTTTCTGGGTTACGCCGGCTTTACCATCCCGGCCTGCCTGGCTCTGGCCGGGTGGCTGAGCGGTGATCAGCGCAGCTGGATTTTCCAGTGCCGCAACTGGGTGCTTTTTGCCTGGGTCATGCTCACCGGCGGCGCTATACTTCTGGGCGGATGGTGGGCCTATATGGAACTGGGATGGGGCGGATACTGGGCCTGGGACCCGGTGGAAAACGCCTCGCTGATCCCCTGGCTTATAAGCACGGCTTTTCTGCATACAGCCATAGTGGGCAAGCAGAGAAACGTACTGCACCGATCCAACCTCATACTTATCAGTCTTTCCCTGCTTACCTGCTTTTTCGCCACCTACCTGGTGCGAAGCGACGTCATCGAATCCCTGCATACTTTCGGCGGCCGGGGAGTAGGGGGTCCGCTGGTGATTTTCATGCTGGCAGGCCTTGCCCTTACTCTTTTCGTGGCTATGGCCGGGCAGAAGCAGAAAAGCGCCATGGACAGCCTTTGGAGTAAGCAGGGGCTTCTCATAGTGGTCTCCTGGATTTTTCTGGCCCTGGCCGTGATAGTGGCCATGGGCACCATGTGGCCGGTTATTTCCAATATCTGGACCGAGAGCCCCATGGGACTGGGGCCGGATTTTTACAACCGGGTATGCCTGCCGCTTTTTACTGCCATGGCCTTAGTCATGTGCGTCTGCCCCTGGTTCAACTGGCGACAGGGAATTCTGGACATGCAGGGACTGCTGGCGGTGGTTCTGGTTTTTGCAGTGTCCGTTGCCGGTCTCTGGATCGGAGGCATGCGAGATTTTATGCCCCTGATTGCGGCTTCTGCAGGCACGGCAGGAATGGTGTCCATGATCTTTTATATCCTGTCCAGACGGGAATTGCGCCGCAGCCGTAAAGGCTGGGGGCTTTACCTGGTTCATTTCGGGGTGGCCATGATTGTGCTTGGGGTGGCCTTTTCCGGTCCGTACCAGGAGGAAATCCAGGTGCGGCTGAGCCAGGGTGAAAGCACTGAGATCAGCGGTTTTGAAGTCACCTATTCCGATTTCCGGGAAGAGCACGACCCCGGGGTGTCAATCTACGAGGCCAGGCTGGACGTAACCCGGGACGGCAAAGAGGTGGGCACCATGCTTCCTCAGCGCACCCTGCACCGCAACTTTGATCAGCCCTACTCGGAGGTCTCCACCATCTTTTCCCTGGGCAAGGAGGTTTATTCCACCATAATGGGGTTTGACCAGGAGCTCAATGTCACCTTTAAAATCAGTGTAAGCCCCCTGGTGAACTGGATCTGGATAGGCAGCATCATCCTTTGCCTGTCAATTTTTCTGATAATGGGCAGAGTAAGGATCAGGTCACCGGAGAATTAA
- a CDS encoding ABC transporter ATP-binding protein, with protein MQEKNNQNMLLELDRVSHFFDQRLVFKDITLSLGKGQVLLLAGPNGAGKTTLVNIMTGLIRPVHGTVQAGVPSGKTAYLGHHTFIYPGLSALENLRFWAGMYSLDRSEKEFLDLLALVGLKGFAYENARTFSRGMSQRLSLARVLMLEPELIFLDEPATGMDAQSRRMLREEIGKARQRGASMVWVSHSLEEDLDLADFVLYLENKKQAYLGPAKDFRDHCRENQL; from the coding sequence ATGCAGGAAAAGAATAATCAGAATATGCTCCTGGAGCTGGACCGGGTCAGCCATTTTTTTGACCAGCGGTTAGTGTTCAAAGATATCACCCTGAGCCTGGGCAAGGGCCAGGTGCTGCTTCTGGCCGGCCCCAACGGCGCGGGCAAGACCACCCTGGTTAATATCATGACCGGGTTGATCCGGCCCGTGCACGGAACTGTCCAGGCCGGCGTGCCCAGCGGGAAGACAGCCTACCTGGGGCACCATACCTTTATTTATCCCGGGCTCAGTGCCCTGGAAAACCTGCGGTTCTGGGCCGGGATGTACAGCCTGGACAGAAGCGAAAAAGAGTTTTTAGACCTGCTGGCCCTGGTGGGGCTCAAGGGCTTTGCCTATGAAAACGCGCGCACATTTTCCAGGGGCATGTCCCAGAGGCTGAGCCTGGCCAGGGTGCTCATGCTTGAGCCTGAACTTATTTTCCTGGATGAACCGGCCACCGGCATGGACGCCCAGTCCCGGCGCATGTTAAGAGAGGAAATTGGCAAGGCCAGGCAAAGGGGTGCTTCCATGGTCTGGGTCAGTCACAGCCTGGAAGAGGATCTGGATCTGGCAGACTTTGTTTTATACCTGGAAAATAAAAAGCAGGCTTACCTCGGCCCGGCCAAGGATTTCAGAGATCACTGCAGGGAGAACCAGCTGTGA
- a CDS encoding heme exporter protein CcmB, translating to MTSRPLALMAKDLRLVFADGAGIVQPVLLGLILVFVFSLSTPVGEDVSPQAAAAIFWLATSFAVILVFNTLYSSEGANQSRIGLLLAPMPIQYIWMGKALAGGVLLLMAQAVFLPAIVVFLGQDQVVSWPGGIGSILLVDWGLVAVGSLLGAMSQGHSARDSLLSVVIFPLLIPVLLAGISMGSYFLGDGSGDDLRSWMGLVLAFNAMFTGAALLLFPFIYGEY from the coding sequence GTGACCTCCAGGCCCCTGGCCCTCATGGCCAAGGATCTGCGGCTGGTGTTCGCCGACGGAGCAGGCATTGTTCAGCCGGTGCTTCTGGGTCTTATCCTGGTTTTTGTCTTCAGCCTTTCCACCCCGGTGGGTGAGGATGTATCACCGCAGGCTGCCGCAGCTATTTTCTGGCTGGCCACCAGCTTTGCAGTGATCCTGGTGTTCAACACCCTGTACAGCAGCGAGGGGGCCAATCAGTCCAGGATAGGGCTGCTTCTGGCGCCCATGCCCATACAGTACATATGGATGGGCAAGGCCCTGGCCGGGGGGGTGCTGCTGTTAATGGCCCAGGCGGTTTTTCTTCCGGCAATAGTGGTTTTCCTGGGACAGGACCAGGTAGTGTCCTGGCCGGGTGGAATCGGCTCCATCCTTCTGGTGGACTGGGGCCTGGTGGCGGTGGGCTCCCTTCTGGGGGCCATGTCCCAGGGGCACAGCGCCAGGGATTCCCTTTTAAGCGTGGTTATATTTCCATTGCTTATTCCTGTTCTGCTGGCCGGGATCAGCATGGGGTCCTATTTTCTCGGGGATGGATCAGGCGACGACTTAAGATCATGGATGGGGCTGGTTCTGGCGTTTAATGCAATGTTTACCGGCGCCGCTCTGCTTCTTTTTCCGTTTATCTATGGAGAGTACTGA
- the ccsA gene encoding cytochrome c biogenesis protein CcsA → MKYSDTVSSLLVPLALAGGAAMALAQYFIWFYAPVEATMGLVQKIFYLHLPLAWWGLICFFTVFCASIAFLVRKSPVMDQLAVAAAEVGLLLSTLALATGSLWARVSWNTWWTWDPRLSTALIMWFIYAGYLVLRQSIEGQRKMRMVAAVLGVVAFLNVPLVFLSARMWRSIHPAVFASEGGGLEPEMMTTVVVCVIAMGLVTAALVLMRFRQKNLQERLWNLYMYRD, encoded by the coding sequence ATGAAATACAGCGATACCGTTTCATCCCTGCTGGTCCCCCTGGCCCTGGCCGGCGGGGCGGCCATGGCCCTGGCGCAGTATTTTATCTGGTTTTACGCGCCTGTGGAAGCCACCATGGGCCTGGTGCAGAAAATATTCTATCTGCATCTGCCGTTGGCCTGGTGGGGACTGATATGTTTTTTCACTGTGTTTTGCGCCAGCATTGCTTTTCTCGTGCGCAAAAGTCCGGTCATGGACCAGCTGGCGGTTGCGGCGGCCGAGGTGGGACTGTTACTCAGCACGCTGGCCCTGGCCACGGGCTCTCTCTGGGCCAGGGTGTCCTGGAACACATGGTGGACATGGGATCCCAGGCTCTCCACAGCTCTTATCATGTGGTTTATTTACGCCGGTTACCTGGTGCTGCGCCAGTCCATAGAGGGACAGCGCAAGATGCGCATGGTGGCTGCTGTCCTGGGTGTGGTGGCCTTTTTGAATGTACCCCTGGTATTTTTGTCGGCCCGCATGTGGCGCAGCATTCATCCCGCTGTGTTCGCCTCTGAGGGCGGCGGCCTGGAACCGGAAATGATGACCACTGTAGTGGTCTGCGTCATAGCCATGGGGTTAGTGACTGCGGCCCTGGTCCTGATGCGCTTCAGGCAGAAAAACCTGCAGGAGCGGCTGTGGAATCTGTATATGTACAGGGATTGA
- a CDS encoding CcmD family protein produces the protein MTYLIASNVVVWLGIGGYLFFLAMGQKKLEKKIRQLEVMHHE, from the coding sequence ATGACATATCTGATTGCCAGCAACGTGGTTGTATGGTTGGGCATCGGGGGGTACTTGTTCTTTCTGGCCATGGGTCAGAAGAAGCTTGAGAAAAAGATAAGGCAGCTGGAGGTGATGCACCATGAGTAG
- a CDS encoding tetratricopeptide repeat protein, with the protein MSSGLLSSISIRRAVVAFAMLGLAVIFLSSIWYRIDSPSLVEETQTRQADQQMMARIAGLMQEVEQNPENVEAITELAGFFMQNQDWDKALSFWRRALSVDPDNQLALNQAGFTLFQMQRHDEAREKFERLLELNPENHQGHFNLAIIYKYYLDEPEKAREHLEKIIEIDPDHPELLERVRQELETPAPGEGI; encoded by the coding sequence ATGAGTAGCGGCCTTTTATCATCCATAAGTATTCGAAGGGCAGTGGTTGCCTTCGCCATGCTGGGGCTGGCCGTCATTTTTCTGTCCTCCATCTGGTACAGGATCGATTCACCCTCACTTGTTGAAGAGACACAGACCCGCCAGGCTGATCAGCAGATGATGGCGCGTATAGCCGGGCTCATGCAGGAGGTGGAGCAAAACCCGGAAAATGTGGAGGCCATAACCGAGCTGGCCGGCTTTTTTATGCAGAACCAGGACTGGGATAAGGCTCTTTCATTCTGGAGAAGGGCTTTGAGTGTGGATCCAGACAACCAGCTGGCCCTGAACCAGGCAGGGTTTACCCTGTTTCAGATGCAGCGGCATGATGAAGCCAGGGAGAAGTTTGAGAGGCTTCTTGAGCTAAACCCCGAAAACCATCAGGGACACTTCAATCTGGCCATCATTTACAAGTATTATCTTGATGAACCGGAAAAGGCCCGGGAGCATCTGGAAAAAATTATTGAAATAGATCCTGACCACCCGGAGCTACTGGAAAGAGTACGCCAGGAACTGGAAACACCTGCTCCCGGCGAAGGAATATGA
- the guaB gene encoding IMP dehydrogenase: MEKIWGQGLTFDDVLLVPDYSEVLPEETSLKTRLTPKIELNIPLLSAAMDTVTEAEMAISMARSGGVGVVHKNMGIEEQSQEVERVKKSESGMIVDPVTVHPGDDVETVLRLMSEYRISGLPVEEDGRLVGIVTNRDVRFVSDLRTRVDQVMTSGDLVTVPVGTTLLEAKDILQKNKIEKLLVVEKGGGLKGLITIKDIEKIKKYPNACKDEMGRLRVGAAVGTGEDKMARVEALIKAGSDFIVLDSAHGHSRNIIQGIRDIKASYPDCQLIAGNVATYEGAKSLVDAGVDAVKVGIGPGSICTTRVVAGVGVPQVTAIMECTRACREKGCCVIADGGVKFSGDVIKALVAGADTVMMGSMLAGTQESPGETILYQGRTYKIYRGMGSIDAMREGSSDRYFQEKSSKLVPEGIVGRVPFKGPAGDTVYQLIGGVQSGMGYLGCATVQELHEKGRFLTMTPAGYRESHVHDVIITKEAPNYRIENY, translated from the coding sequence ATGGAAAAGATATGGGGCCAGGGATTAACCTTTGACGATGTTTTGCTGGTGCCGGATTATTCCGAGGTCCTGCCTGAAGAAACCAGCCTCAAGACCCGGCTTACCCCCAAGATAGAACTCAATATCCCTTTGCTCAGCGCAGCCATGGATACGGTTACCGAAGCTGAAATGGCTATCTCCATGGCCCGTTCCGGCGGAGTTGGCGTGGTGCATAAGAACATGGGCATCGAGGAGCAGAGTCAGGAGGTGGAGCGGGTAAAAAAATCCGAGAGCGGCATGATTGTCGACCCGGTTACTGTACATCCGGGCGATGATGTGGAAACAGTTCTGCGTCTCATGTCCGAATACCGTATTTCCGGTTTGCCTGTAGAGGAAGACGGCCGGCTGGTGGGCATTGTCACCAACCGTGACGTACGCTTTGTAAGCGATCTCAGGACCAGGGTGGACCAGGTCATGACCAGCGGCGATCTGGTCACTGTCCCGGTGGGTACGACCCTGCTGGAAGCCAAGGACATTCTGCAGAAAAACAAGATTGAAAAGCTCCTGGTGGTGGAAAAAGGAGGCGGACTTAAAGGCCTTATCACCATAAAGGATATTGAGAAAATCAAGAAGTATCCCAATGCCTGCAAGGATGAAATGGGCAGGCTCAGGGTGGGAGCAGCCGTAGGCACAGGCGAGGACAAGATGGCCAGGGTGGAGGCTCTCATCAAGGCCGGTTCGGATTTTATAGTTCTTGATTCGGCGCATGGTCATTCCAGAAATATCATTCAGGGCATCAGGGATATCAAGGCTTCTTATCCGGACTGTCAGCTCATCGCAGGAAATGTGGCCACCTACGAAGGAGCAAAATCTTTGGTGGATGCCGGAGTGGATGCGGTAAAGGTGGGCATCGGTCCGGGATCCATCTGCACTACCAGGGTGGTTGCAGGAGTCGGTGTGCCCCAGGTGACTGCCATCATGGAGTGTACCAGGGCCTGCCGGGAAAAGGGCTGCTGCGTAATTGCCGACGGCGGGGTCAAGTTCTCCGGGGACGTGATCAAGGCTCTGGTGGCGGGAGCCGATACAGTGATGATGGGCAGTATGCTGGCCGGGACTCAGGAAAGCCCGGGAGAAACAATTCTCTACCAGGGACGTACGTACAAGATTTACCGTGGCATGGGTTCCATAGACGCCATGCGCGAGGGCAGCAGCGACCGCTATTTTCAGGAAAAAAGCAGCAAACTGGTACCCGAAGGCATTGTGGGACGGGTACCTTTCAAGGGTCCTGCCGGAGATACCGTGTACCAGCTCATAGGCGGTGTGCAGTCCGGCATGGGCTATCTGGGATGCGCCACGGTTCAGGAACTGCATGAAAAGGGGCGTTTTCTGACCATGACCCCGGCCGGCTACCGCGAAAGCCACGTCCACGACGTAATCATCACCAAGGAAGCCCCCAACTACCGTATAGAGAACTATTAA
- the guaA gene encoding glutamine-hydrolyzing GMP synthase, whose protein sequence is MQVQNKVIILDFGSQYTQLIARRIRESGIYSEIHPCTVSLEDLKAMQPSALVLSGGPSSVAGEESPQVDQGVFQLGLPILGICYGMQLMAHLFGGQVEPARNREYGRASFEFVSDCPLWEGLGDKDGLTVWMSHGDTVLTPPPGFEVLGRTSSVEIAAVGDSQQKIYGLQFHPEVAHTEEGYRILHNFLFKVAGLVPDWSMTSFIQDCIQEIREMIPDDEQVVCGLSGGIDSTVVAVLLHKAIGKRLHCILVDNGVLRHNEALEVVESLTKHFDLNLKHVEAQDLFLSRLHGVKDPEEKRKIIGHTFIEVFEKEAKSIPDVKWLAQGTLYPDVIESVSFKGPSAVIKSHHNVGGLPEKMDLKLVEPLRELFKDEVRKVAVELGIPDTIVWRHPFPGPGLAIRVIGTITPERLEILRKSDRIVQNELFASNWYTRVWQGFAVLLPLKTVGVMGDERTYEHVVALRIVDSIDAMTADWSRIPPEILARISNRIINEVQGVNRVVFDISSKPPSTIEWE, encoded by the coding sequence ATGCAAGTTCAAAACAAAGTCATTATTCTGGATTTCGGTTCCCAGTATACCCAGCTTATTGCCAGAAGAATCCGGGAATCCGGGATATATTCAGAGATTCATCCCTGTACCGTCAGCCTGGAAGATCTAAAAGCCATGCAGCCCTCGGCCCTGGTGTTGTCCGGCGGGCCTTCGAGCGTGGCTGGAGAGGAATCGCCTCAGGTGGATCAGGGAGTTTTTCAGCTGGGTCTTCCCATCCTGGGCATCTGTTACGGGATGCAGCTCATGGCCCATCTTTTCGGGGGCCAGGTAGAGCCGGCCCGCAACCGGGAGTACGGCAGGGCGAGCTTTGAGTTTGTCAGTGATTGTCCCCTGTGGGAGGGACTGGGAGACAAGGATGGACTGACGGTCTGGATGTCTCACGGGGACACGGTTCTCACACCTCCGCCGGGATTTGAAGTGCTGGGGCGCACCTCCAGCGTGGAAATAGCCGCTGTGGGCGATTCTCAACAAAAGATATACGGTCTGCAGTTTCATCCCGAGGTGGCCCACACCGAAGAGGGCTACCGAATTCTGCACAATTTTCTTTTTAAAGTGGCCGGTCTGGTTCCGGACTGGTCCATGACCTCCTTTATCCAGGACTGCATCCAGGAGATACGGGAGATGATTCCTGATGACGAGCAGGTGGTCTGCGGCCTGAGCGGAGGTATTGACTCCACTGTGGTGGCTGTTCTGCTGCACAAGGCCATCGGCAAGAGGCTGCACTGTATCCTGGTGGACAATGGAGTGCTTCGGCACAATGAAGCTCTGGAAGTGGTGGAGAGCCTGACCAAGCATTTTGACTTGAACCTGAAGCACGTAGAGGCCCAGGATCTTTTTCTTTCCCGGCTGCACGGGGTCAAGGACCCGGAGGAAAAAAGAAAGATTATCGGGCACACATTTATCGAGGTTTTTGAAAAAGAGGCCAAATCCATTCCGGATGTCAAATGGCTGGCCCAGGGTACCCTGTATCCGGATGTTATCGAGAGCGTCTCCTTTAAGGGTCCTTCAGCGGTGATAAAAAGCCATCACAATGTGGGCGGGCTGCCGGAAAAGATGGACCTGAAGCTGGTGGAGCCTCTGCGGGAGCTGTTCAAGGACGAGGTGCGCAAGGTGGCTGTGGAGCTGGGCATACCCGACACCATTGTCTGGCGGCATCCCTTTCCCGGACCCGGCCTGGCCATAAGGGTCATCGGGACCATCACCCCGGAAAGGCTGGAAATACTGCGCAAGTCCGACCGCATTGTGCAAAACGAGCTTTTCGCATCCAACTGGTATACCCGGGTGTGGCAGGGGTTTGCCGTGCTTTTGCCCCTGAAGACGGTGGGGGTCATGGGAGACGAGAGGACTTACGAACACGTGGTGGCCCTGCGCATTGTGGACAGCATTGATGCCATGACCGCCGACTGGAGCAGGATTCCCCCGGAAATTCTGGCCAGGATCTCCAACCGGATTATAAATGAGGTGCAGGGAGTAAACAGGGTGGTCTTTGATATTTCCTCCAAGCCTCCAAGCACCATAGAGTGGGAATAG
- the tatB gene encoding Sec-independent protein translocase protein TatB: MFGIGTTEILVILVVALLVLGPKKLPEIARSLGKTLAEFKRVTTDVKRTIDLEAQEEEDKDRQTRLKKKMEKKAAKKKEAEPEEEIKDQSEEKPSPEPNPEESGQKEQAEEKAGSEEQEEPEKTAKENDKEAETRS; encoded by the coding sequence ATGTTTGGAATAGGAACGACAGAAATCCTGGTGATTCTGGTGGTGGCCCTTCTGGTCCTGGGGCCCAAGAAGCTTCCGGAAATAGCCAGATCCCTGGGAAAAACCCTGGCCGAGTTCAAAAGAGTGACTACTGACGTTAAAAGGACCATAGATCTGGAGGCCCAGGAGGAAGAGGACAAGGATCGGCAGACCAGGCTGAAAAAGAAAATGGAAAAAAAGGCGGCGAAGAAAAAGGAGGCCGAACCAGAGGAAGAAATTAAGGATCAAAGCGAGGAAAAGCCTTCACCGGAGCCGAATCCGGAAGAATCCGGACAAAAAGAACAGGCTGAGGAAAAAGCCGGCAGTGAAGAGCAGGAAGAACCGGAAAAAACCGCCAAGGAAAATGATAAAGAGGCTGAAACCAGGTCATGA
- the tatC gene encoding twin-arginine translocase subunit TatC, with product MTFTEHLEELRYRLFRIIIAAFVGFLICYAFKERLFDILMQPLVKVLPEASSMIFTGLPEAFFTYLKVSLVAGVFLASPYIFYQIWRFVGPGMYETERKFIIPIAFISALFFVVGALFGYFVVFPIGFQFFVGFANEMIQPMPSLREYFSFAVKLLFAFGIAFELPLFIFFLARLGIVSSKGLRKQRKYAVLVIFLAAAFLTPPDIISQVLMSGPLILLYEVSIWVAYIWGRERKFRGKKEDDDQDDDEP from the coding sequence ATGACCTTTACCGAACACCTGGAAGAGCTGCGGTACCGACTGTTTCGTATCATTATCGCGGCCTTTGTGGGATTTCTTATCTGTTACGCCTTCAAGGAAAGGCTTTTTGATATTTTAATGCAGCCTCTGGTCAAGGTGCTGCCTGAAGCCAGCTCCATGATTTTTACCGGCCTGCCAGAGGCTTTTTTTACCTACCTCAAGGTGTCCCTGGTGGCCGGGGTGTTTCTGGCCAGTCCGTACATTTTTTACCAGATCTGGCGCTTTGTGGGCCCGGGAATGTATGAAACGGAGCGCAAGTTCATCATACCCATTGCCTTTATTTCCGCTTTATTTTTTGTGGTGGGGGCGCTTTTCGGGTATTTCGTGGTCTTTCCCATAGGTTTTCAGTTTTTCGTCGGGTTTGCCAACGAAATGATCCAGCCCATGCCTTCTCTGCGGGAGTATTTCAGCTTTGCAGTGAAGCTTTTGTTTGCCTTCGGCATCGCCTTTGAACTGCCCCTGTTCATCTTTTTTCTGGCCAGGCTGGGCATAGTCAGTTCCAAGGGGCTTCGCAAACAGCGCAAGTACGCGGTACTGGTCATTTTTCTGGCGGCGGCTTTTCTGACCCCTCCGGATATCATCAGCCAGGTGCTCATGTCCGGCCCGTTGATTCTTTTGTACGAGGTGAGCATCTGGGTGGCCTATATCTGGGGCCGGGAGCGAAAATTCCGGGGTAAAAAAGAAGATGATGACCAAGACGATGATGAGCCCTGA
- the hisB gene encoding imidazoleglycerol-phosphate dehydratase HisB has product MRQASIHRKTLETDVELDLVLDAGEKQGVKVQTGVGFFDHMLTLMAHWAGFGLSVQCRGDLHVDAHHSLEDVGICLGQALAKALGDKKGINRVGQASVPLDEALCRCVLDISGRPYLVYHGEQILPAIVAGEEKDVYREFFKSLACNSAMNLHLCFNYGQNGHHLMEAAFKSLGLALRQAVALDRTELLSTKGVLD; this is encoded by the coding sequence ATGCGGCAGGCAAGTATTCACAGGAAAACGCTGGAGACTGATGTAGAGCTGGATCTGGTTCTTGATGCCGGGGAAAAGCAGGGCGTCAAGGTCCAGACCGGGGTGGGCTTTTTCGACCATATGTTGACTCTAATGGCGCATTGGGCAGGGTTCGGCCTGAGCGTGCAGTGCCGGGGCGATCTGCATGTGGATGCCCATCACAGCCTGGAAGACGTGGGAATCTGCCTGGGGCAGGCCCTGGCAAAGGCTCTGGGGGACAAAAAGGGCATAAACCGGGTGGGCCAGGCCAGTGTGCCCCTGGACGAAGCCCTTTGCCGGTGCGTGCTGGACATTTCCGGGCGGCCATACCTGGTGTATCACGGGGAGCAGATACTCCCGGCGATAGTGGCTGGAGAGGAAAAAGATGTATACAGAGAGTTTTTCAAGTCCCTGGCCTGCAACAGTGCAATGAATCTGCACCTGTGTTTTAATTACGGACAAAACGGACACCACCTCATGGAAGCAGCTTTCAAGTCCCTGGGGCTGGCACTGCGTCAGGCGGTTGCCCTGGACAGGACCGAGCTTCTAAGTACCAAGGGGGTCCTGGATTGA